The sequence CCTTGTATAAGGGTGGTGATCTCCTGTGGCAAAATTTGGGCCATGCCACCTGGGAGTGGTCCAAGGATAAAGAATCGGTTCTTGCATTAGAAGCACCCTGAACTCCTTGGAAGAGGGCCGCACAGCAAACCGGATGTCAACATGTTTCTTTCGTTACAAGGTTAGGACAGATTAACGCAGCCTTGTGAGTAGCCTTTCGCCTCTGCAGGAGAGGGGTTAGTGATCCGGATCTCGAACACCCTGCTGTGTAATATTTGATTTTCCCCCTCCACTTTTCTGTTATCTCCTTTAGCCCTCGCAGCTGGATCCACGACGGGCAGTTTTAACCCTCCTTCCACCTCGGTGGTGCCACCACTTCCCACTGCGGACTCAACAGTGACTCCTTTTTCCATGACCAAACCTCCTACGACACAGGGCATCATCCACCAACCACCTACAGAAAGTTGTGCAGGGGGAGCCTTATGACAATGCAGAGCTGGGTGGCAGGCAGGCGTGAAGGAACAGAGTGCGGAAACACCTAGCCAGTCGGAAAGACGGTTTACAGGAATGGGCTGCAGGCTCACAGGCACCTTGGTCAGGAAGTGAAGGCAGACATGACAGCACCCCGGTTCACCAAGATCTCGTGTTCACTGCTGCAGGGTCAGCAGGGTCAGGGCACTTGTTACATCCTTCAGGTTCTTCTAGGTCTCACCCTTCCCCAGCCCGGCatcagcctcctcctccaggctccaCTGGCCCTCAGAGTGCAGTGCTCAGCGGCAGGCACCACGCACGCCTCGCTCAGTCTGTGTCCTGTGCTCAGCACAGCGCCTGCCGCTGACAGGCGCTCCACTGTCTGTCAACTTCATTCCCTGTAGTCAAGATCTGGTTTCTGCTCACGGACAGGTCCTTGGGTTTGCCTCTCAACCCCTTTAAGGCACCAGTGGAAAATGGTCTGTTAGTACCAGAGGCTGCATGAAATGCCTGGAATGGGTTGATCTATTTATGTGAAAATGAAACAGGATCCCCCTTACAGCAACTTACACTCTGAAGTCCTCTCTCTGTGGGGGGTGATGGTGGACTTCTGTCGGTGGCCTCTCACTCTGCTAAGATGCTTGGCCCCAGCATGGTGGTCCACTGAACTGAACGTGGACCCAGAACACAAGGAACGGGTTTAGAGCGCGGTTGGACTCACGGCAGTCAGCAGTACTATGCGCTGtgagggaggagctggaggtgttcagtgggaaaggggaggtGAGACTCGCACTCACCTCCTTTCCCTGGTGCACGTTGCTAGCTGAACCTCTGTCGGCCAGCAGTGTGTGCCCCCAAAAGTGTTCCACACAGTCCCCAATTCAAGGTCCATGTTTGTTCTATGCAATTTagtaattaattatatttcaagAGGTTAATGGAAACTTACACTAAAAATAGTATGCAACTTTTGAGGACCACACCACTGTTGAGATAAATGTGTACTTTTGAAAGTGAATGACTTCCTTTGCAGGGGATCTTGTAAAGCGGggataaaaatatttgacattttagtCAGTGTACGGTCTACCCACTTTCAAAAACAAGCGGTTTAATATTTCTGTCAATTTGTACTTCCTTTAGTTTGAACAATGGATAGAAAGCTACTACTGGACGATAGCTTAATCTTGGTAAGGGCACAGGGAGCTGCAACCTCGGGGCCCTCATTTACCCAGCAGTCACTGCTCCGGTGTGGCGTGGCGCACGGCACTGGCCCAGGACCCGCAGGGACACAAAGGCAGAGCCACTCTTCCTCCTCAGTGAATCTCAAACCTGGGCAAGGCCACACGATTCCCACTTTTATCAGTTCCTTTTGCTAAGAGGCCAGGGTGTGTTCCTGGCCGTACTGTTCAACATCCCCGCTTCGGAGATTGAGAGAAGATGGGTAGCTGGgcataaataaatatctgttggatTAACCTATGTGCGGtcgtttttttctttgctttcccaaaaacattagtttgtttttgtaaatagtaAAACGTTACAGAAACTGGCTTCTGAAACACGTGCATGTGAAAGTTAGTGTGGATATGAAGCCCGACTTGCATCAGAGGTGGGAGAGGCAGCCGCCTGCCATAGCCCTGCAGGCGCTCGCCGCACAGCCGGGGAGGGCCCGGGCTCCCGAGAGCCCCTGAGGCCTGCTTCTTCATCATCGGAGGGACTAAGGGTGACCAGTGAGAAGTCATAACCAGAGCTGAGACtcaaattttatttactataaatataATGCACTTAAACCAACAGACACAGCCCACCTTTCCAGAAATCGTCCACAGCGCTTGTTCGCTGCTCCTTGGTTCTGACATCGGAGCTACCCAAAGGGAACACACATGCAGActcctcctccctgtgccttcacTTCCCATATTCTCACTACACGCGTTCGGGCAGGTAGAACTTGCCCCAGTACCGCCCCTTCTGGGTCAGGTCGTAGGGGCTCAGCACCTTCCGTATCCCCAGCATGTTGGCGGTGGCTATGCGCTCAAAGGTCCAGGGGTTTTGGTTGTTACGTTCCCGTTCCTCTTGGTCTTTCCGCATCTTCTCTAGCATCTCACGGCTCACCGCCTTGGCTGGGAAGGGCAACTTGTGGGCGACCTGGCTGAGGAAACCTTGGACCTCTTTGAATTCACAGCGTCCCCCCATCTCTACTATGAGGCGGCCCGTCCTCACGGGAGTCACGTAGTGATCAATGGCGCCTTTGCCTCCCCCCATGCGCTGTCCCATACCCTTGCGGGTGATGGGCTTGAAAGGGGCTGGTACTCGCCACAAGGCAAACATGTTCTTGGGGTCCATAGAGCGGTTGATTGTCAGGCGCATCATTTCGAAATGGCCCCAGTGGAGGTAACCGCCACCCAGTGCCTAAAAGCGAATGGAGGAATTAGAAGCACGTGGGGATTTAGGTATCTTCCATGGGCTCTGTTCTTACGTCTTTTATGGCAACTGTGCCTTCAAAAGTACTCATGACAATAAGAGTTCTAGTAAGTACCATGGAAAGCCTAGGACTGAGTAATGAGTGAGAACAAGGGTGGACCCACTTCATGGGTAGCCAGGAAAGGCCTCTTTGAGGGAGTGACATTCAAAGCTGAGGCCAGAGCAGTAAGAACGAGccaaaggaggagagaaaagtgtTGCAGGCAGAAGAGTGGTGTCGGCGAAGGCTGGATGAGCCGGagaagccagtgtggctgaaggagagggagggctgggggctgtgggcaTGAGGTtctgagaggcaggcaggggctgatCACAGGCTGTGGGGAAAGGACTTTAAAACATCGCTCTGGCTGCCTGATGGCAAATAAAGCCTAGTCCGCACCCATATGTGTAGCTACTGACATTTAAGCCTT is a genomic window of Phyllostomus discolor isolate MPI-MPIP mPhyDis1 chromosome 6, mPhyDis1.pri.v3, whole genome shotgun sequence containing:
- the MRPL16 gene encoding 39S ribosomal protein L16, mitochondrial translates to MWRLLARASAPLLRVPLSDCWAAPPASAGLKTLLPVPTFEDVSIPEKPKLRFIERVPLVPKVRREPKNLRDIQGPSTEATEFTEGNFAILALGGGYLHWGHFEMMRLTINRSMDPKNMFALWRVPAPFKPITRKGMGQRMGGGKGAIDHYVTPVRTGRLIVEMGGRCEFKEVQGFLSQVAHKLPFPAKAVSREMLEKMRKDQEERERNNQNPWTFERIATANMLGIRKVLSPYDLTQKGRYWGKFYLPERV